The genome window TTCTTTGGCTTTTAAACTGATGCGTGAGCAGTCAGTCCGCCAGCTGCCGGTCGTTGAAAACGGCAAACTGGTCGGCATGGTGACCGAAACCCTGCTCAGTGAGGTTTCGCCGTCAAAAGCCACGTCTCTGAGTATTTATGAATTAAATTATATACTGGATAAAACCAAAGTAGCTGATATCATGGATAAAAATGTCGTCACCTGTACGGAAGATATGTCAATCGAAGACGTCGCTTTGTTGATGAATGAAAAAGATGTCAATATGATTCCGGTCGTTGATAAAAATCACATGATTAAAGGTATCATCACCCGGAACGATATTATTGCTTCCTTTTTGGATATCCTGGCCGCCCGCGGCAAAGGCTCACGCATTGTCCTGATTGCTAAGGATCGTCCCGGCACTTTAGCCGATATCGGTACCTTGTTAAAGGAAAGAAATTATAATATCGTCCATATTCTCAATCTCCCAACTGAGAACCCGGAAGAAAGCGAATTGATTATTCGGGTCGATACGATTGCTGATGACAGTCTTTTAAAGCTTTTAACCGAAAAAGGCTATCGGATTGAAAAAGTAGAGCATAGATAGCTCCGCTTTCCGGCAAAAGCTTCGCCTTTTTAGACAGGCATGTGACCTCCAAAACTGTTTTAGCGTATTTGGCGTAGTGGCATAAGAGAAAACGGATGAACTAAAAAAGGCG of Lachnospiraceae bacterium oral taxon 500 contains these proteins:
- a CDS encoding transcriptional regulator translates to MRRYFMYITAKMNRNIISVFPEASISLAFKLMREQSVRQLPVVENGKLVGMVTETLLSEVSPSKATSLSIYELNYILDKTKVADIMDKNVVTCTEDMSIEDVALLMNEKDVNMIPVVDKNHMIKGIITRNDIIASFLDILAARGKGSRIVLIAKDRPGTLADIGTLLKERNYNIVHILNLPTENPEESELIIRVDTIADDSLLKLLTEKGYRIEKVEHR